A region from the Malus domestica chromosome 07, GDT2T_hap1 genome encodes:
- the LOC108173748 gene encoding LOB domain-containing protein 1-like: MDGQITPMRTRVHQPCAACRMLRRRCDINCSLAPYFPIEEIDKFAGVHRVFGASNVIKMIQMVEETRREDAVKAIVYEATARIRDPVYGSTAAIFHLQKMIEELRSQLETIKSQVLELQQHRDQLLGILMNNVHSLDLFSDMHDPMFGESSKVQEDPVWDLEPRDERQRERV, translated from the exons ATGGACGGCCAAATAACGCCAATGCGCACTAGGGTTCATCAACCGTGTGCAGCCTGCCGGATGCTACGCCGAAGATGTGACATCAACTGCTCACTTGCACCATATTTCCCAATTGAGGAGATTGATAAGTTTGCTGGTGTCCATAGAGTTTTTGGTGCTAGCAATGTTATCAAAATGATTCAG ATGGTGGAAGAGACAAGAAGGGAAGATGCAGTAAAAGCTATAGTGTATGAAGCAACAGCAAGAATTAGAGACCCCGTCTATGGCAGCACTGCagctatttttcatttgcagaaGATGATTGAAGAACTCAGATCCCAATTGGAAACAATAAAATCTCAAGTCTTGGAGTTGCAACAACACAGAGACCAGTTGCTGGGCATTCTTATGAACAATGTTCATTCCCTTGATTTGTTCTCCGACATGCATGACCCAATGTTTGGTGAAAGTTCCAAAGTGCAAGAGGATCCTGTATGGGATTTAGAGCCCAGGGATGAACGGCAGCGAGAGCGCGTATGA